The Rhodopseudomonas palustris genome window below encodes:
- a CDS encoding DUF3833 family protein, with protein MSIDDFKGTTPAFLPEEFFNGRLEGWGVLESLIGGLQKRATITAEGRWDAATQAVHFTETYRFDDGHVDTLNWTIRKLAPGNYSGVEPRLDGEAKGEQAGCAFHWQYTRETPQKDGSTTKLNFDDWFYRIDDNACMVRGSAGRAGIPFATAHVTYRKLT; from the coding sequence ATGTCCATCGACGATTTCAAAGGCACCACGCCCGCGTTTCTGCCCGAGGAATTCTTCAACGGCCGGCTGGAAGGCTGGGGCGTGCTGGAGAGCCTGATCGGCGGGCTGCAGAAGCGCGCCACGATCACGGCCGAAGGCAGATGGGACGCCGCCACCCAGGCGGTCCACTTCACCGAGACCTACCGGTTCGACGATGGCCATGTCGACACGCTGAACTGGACCATCCGCAAGCTCGCGCCGGGCAACTACAGCGGCGTTGAGCCGCGGCTCGACGGCGAGGCCAAGGGCGAACAGGCCGGCTGCGCCTTCCATTGGCAGTACACCCGCGAAACCCCGCAGAAGGACGGCTCGACCACCAAGCTCAATTTCGACGACTGGTTCTACCGGATCGACGACAACGCCTGCATGGTGCGCGGCAGCGCCGGCCGCGCCGGCATTCCGTTCGCGACCGCGCATGTCACTTATCGCAAGCTGACGTGA